The genomic window TAACCATTAATGATGATGAAGGGTCCTTCATGGGTGGGTTCATATTCATTATACGGTCCTTGGTCTGACATGTTTGACATATGGAGTCGTGTTTGGGATCGGAGCTGCCTGTGGTTCTGAATCATTGAGCACTGCCTAATTCTTCTTAAAGTGGGAGGGCAGCACTTCCTGGAGATGaacactataaaaataataaaaaagaaagaaaacaataaagccaTTGTTCCTGTAATTACCCGCTGAGTGAAAATGGCATTGTCTGGTTCGGGAAAGTGTTCCTCAGTAGTAACTGCTATGCCTGCAGTAGTTGGGATTTCTTTGTCTCCCACATGGTAACTTGATGAGCTTattctttttgtatattctgtGGTTGGATCTCTATAAGTTGTAGCCATGGCAGTGACAGTGGTTGATAAATTCCAGCAGAGCTGAAATCCGTGGACTGCATCTAGTATATCCTCTCCTTGGGTGTGGTCGGGGCTGTGACATAGGATGGAATGTTCCCACCGACCTTGGAAACTGCCCAGCCAGGAGGCCAGTGCACATATTCGAGGGCTGCATTCCCACAGATTGCCAGAGAGGCCAACGGTTGTGAGGGATCTCAGGGAGTTTAAGATCTTGGAATCAAGGCTATTTAACTTGTTGTTATCCATGAGGAGAATTTTAAGATTAGGCATTGTTTCAAACACTGTCAGGTCGATGGCTTTGATTTCATTTCCAGTCAGATCTAGCTTTTCTAAAGTGCCCCAGGTCCACTCCATTCCACATGTCAAGTTGCTAATTTTGTTCCATTGTAAGAAGAGCGTGTGCAGACTGCTTAGCCGTAGGAAATGAGCAAAATTAATCTTCGTCAGCTGGTTGTGCTCTAGGTGAAGCTCTCTCAGTTTGATTAATCCTGCAAATCCATTCCGAGCCAAACTTCGCAAACGGTTTGTGCTCAAATCCAGAAACTCCAGACTACGACAGTCCCAGAACAGACGTACTGGGATAGTCCGCAGGGAGTTGGACCGTAAATGCAAGGTCTGCAGCTTCCGAAGGCCGTAGAAGAGCTCTGGGTGCAGAGATGACAGCTGATTAAAAGACAGGTCCAAATTTTGCAGGTTAATCAGTTGAGTAAAAGTTGTGTTTGgcaagtaaaatattttgttggaaCTTAAGATTAATTCCTTAAGTTTATATAGTCCTTGAAAAGCATCTTCTTTTACTGTCGAAATTTGATTGTGGTCTAAGTGGAGCCAGGTAAGTTGACTGAAGCTGGCAAATTGATCCCTTTCGAGCTCTGTGATGTGATTGTGCCTCAGGGACAGGCCCAGAGAGCCCTTGTCTGTGGCGTTCGGCACTGAGCGGAAGCCCTGAGAGTCGCAGTAGAAGAGCAGCTTCTCACAGCGGCATTTGGGTGGACACGCCATACCCAGGGCAGGCAgcatttttaaaaccatactCATTGCATATATTGCTGCCAGCATAGGGGCCCCTAATGGCCACTTGAAATGTAAGCCTGCAGAAtataatttaaggaaaacaaGAAGATAGGATATTTTTCAGCAGAATGCATgagctattaaaaaaacaacGACATTATGGCGAAAGCTTTTACTGCATACAACTTATATTTCCTTTGCTGCAGGAAAACTAACCTTGTTAGTATGACTAGAACAGAACTTAAACCATTAAGAAAACAGATAAAGCCTGGACTGTCATTAGTAATCTATGCTTTTACCTAAACCTCAAAATCCAGAAATTTGACAGTGATTTCCTTCATCAAACATGAATTCAgtggcttattttaaaaagcctgaTTCCTTGCTGACTGTACAAGACACACAAATGCATGGACTTACCCATTCTTCTGAGCACATTGGAGGCTGCATTCAGTCGCGGTTGTTAGACTCAACGCAGTGAGTCTGTAAAAGGCTCTAACATGCAGGAGCCTTTGACcagttttgtgtttctgtgtcccAGGCTTTCTGAGTAAAATTGAATCCACCAGGGTGAGTTATTTTTTCCTTAGGATATTCCTCTCGAAAGCAttggtttcattttctgtgttctctctgcttccctcaATCAGTTTTGAATGTAAGTTATTAATTGCGTCCTCCTTCTAACTGCTCAGCTGGTTAATCAAAGCTTCGATCTCTCCTTTCCGCAGCCGTTAGTTCTCTCGGTCTTAACTTGTTGATGGCAGATGGGCGGCTTGTTGCAGAGAAGAGCTCCTGGAGCAGCATGAGTGCATTTACTGAAAAGCTTTTCCGAGAAACGGCACAAGAATGGAATTGCTTATGTGCTGCGACCACACAGAACTGTATATAGGCTGACGTCACCGGGTGACGTGTCTTTTGTTTGGGTTTTCCAGAAGCTTTACTGTTATAAAGCACCGTGCTTTGTAACAGTATCGGGGTCGCTGTAAGACCCCTTGATTATAATAAAGCGAGAAAGAACTCCTGACTTAAAAACATGGTATTCCTTCAGTGTAGGAAGCAGCAGTGAGGTTATAATAAAGGCTGCATTCAGGAAGACCCATTGAACAGTGAGTTGGGATAGCAGAGTGATGATTTTTAATGCTTGGAAGAGCCAGTATTAGACTGCCGATTCTGCAGAGGGAGATCATCCAAATAGGCAGGAGCCTGCACGATTTATGAAGTGCAGATTTAACGCCAGCCTGTGCAAGGTAGTGCCTGCTGTTCTGTAGTTTGGAAAGCTACTCAATCACCTTGTTGTCATActtgtttaaaatagaaatgtgacTAGGATTTGCTTTAGATGTGTTGGAAAACTAACCAGGTGGGCTTGGCTTCTTTGTCATTAAGAGCTAATACCATAAACCCAGCATaaagcggggggtggggaggggaacctTGCAATACAAAGTATTTGGTCACTCTGCTCCTTGAGAATTAAAGGGGAACTTGAATTAAAAAGagttcttttctgtctccttttataACAATGTTTTAATCACATTGCTGATTGAAAAATAATGCTGATTTGACCTATAGATGTCTTACTAGCTAGGAGAAAAGGTTAGAGTGATACTCTATGCCCTAAATAAACATTAACAGAGGAACAGAAATGATTTAGGACAAGCAGTAGAGCGTGGTTGGATTCTGATATAGTCCCTTATATTTACCTCTGAATCTCACCTACTCCTTCAGCTGAAAGCCTCAGCTGATGCTGAGTGTGATTTTGGGGCATTGTGGCACCCATATAACAGAGCATGTGCATACTTAAGTGTTCCTACCGGCACTCTTAAGAACTGACTTTGAGTCTAATACTAACTGTTATTGGAATCTCTGGTGAATACAGAAGGTCACTTATACTTTGGAATAGGATCTTTGCCTTGGTTGTTTTTACTTGACCTAACTGTGTCTTCTCCCTGTCGAATAGTGTCCTCACTTTTCAGAACTTGGTTATGAACCTACAGTTTAatgttaaaaaagattttattcatttatctgagagagcgagcacgcgctagagagggagaacaggcacaagtaggggcagagggagaaggagaagcaggctccttcaatgtggggctcgatcgcaggaccttgggatcatgacctgagcccaaggcaggggcttaactgactcagccatccaggtgcccctggttccATGTTTAATGTATGTAAAGGATTTCTCTAACATCAGTCATGTCATATATTCAAGCGTGACAAATGTAAGGTTTTTTACATATCTTACCTAATGTTAATTTGGCCATCCATGCCAATTTCCGTCATACCATTGGTGTTTAACCTggaggcaaaattttaaaaactactcatGGTGTCTGTGAAACCAGAACGGTCATTGGCTTCCAGGGATTTTATCCTCCTGGGCAAGAAGTCATCTTAGCTTCTGTGGAAGCATGGTACTGAAGTGAGGGTTGGAAGAACCTGAGGTCCCTTCCTCAGTGCCATGTGTAAAGGTGCTGTGAAAAGAGTGGCAACTGCTGGTGTGTAGTCTGAGTCCTCTTAGAAGCAGACCCCATGATGGATTAGAAGTATTAGAGTTTTATTTGGGAAgtataaaaggagagagaaaacaacagGAATACCGTGAGGGCCAGTGGAGTCTTCAGACCACAGGGCAGGTCTGACGCCtctgaaaggagagaagaaggaaagattgGACAGTCTTAGACTGTAGTGCACCCCCAAGCCAGAGATAAGCTCCCAAGACAAAACTGCCTGTGAGTGAAACCCCACATTCTTTAGAATGAGCCTGTA from Canis lupus familiaris isolate Mischka breed German Shepherd chromosome 11, alternate assembly UU_Cfam_GSD_1.0, whole genome shotgun sequence includes these protein-coding regions:
- the LRRTM2 gene encoding leucine-rich repeat transmembrane neuronal protein 2; translated protein: MGLHFKWPLGAPMLAAIYAMSMVLKMLPALGMACPPKCRCEKLLFYCDSQGFRSVPNATDKGSLGLSLRHNHITELERDQFASFSQLTWLHLDHNQISTVKEDAFQGLYKLKELILSSNKIFYLPNTTFTQLINLQNLDLSFNQLSSLHPELFYGLRKLQTLHLRSNSLRTIPVRLFWDCRSLEFLDLSTNRLRSLARNGFAGLIKLRELHLEHNQLTKINFAHFLRLSSLHTLFLQWNKISNLTCGMEWTWGTLEKLDLTGNEIKAIDLTVFETMPNLKILLMDNNKLNSLDSKILNSLRSLTTVGLSGNLWECSPRICALASWLGSFQGRWEHSILCHSPDHTQGEDILDAVHGFQLCWNLSTTVTAMATTYRDPTTEYTKRISSSSYHVGDKEIPTTAGIAVTTEEHFPEPDNAIFTQRVITGTMALLFSFFFIIFIVFISRKCCPPTLRRIRQCSMIQNHRQLRSQTRLHMSNMSDQGPYNEYEPTHEGPFIIINGYGQCKCQQLPYKECEV